One Serinicoccus chungangensis genomic window carries:
- a CDS encoding TRAP transporter large permease, translating to MSTTALLALLVVLLVFGALLALRLHIGLALVAAGFTGVVLLRSTDAAVSTVSNQPYSSAADYSLTIVPLFILMGVLAVRAGLAQAGFDLASRVLRRLPGGPALASLAGSGMFAAVTGSSVATVATMARVSTQAIVRAGLSVRLAAGVVCAGGTLGVLIPPSIVLVLYGVVTEESIGHLLLAGIGPGLLTILAYAVTVVLVVVSSRRSGRARTDDETALLGDDAQDDASGDGLRVRPGQLDPVGFAYLVVIFAVSIGTIYLGIATPTEAASFGALTALVVLLLRVRPPRWLRALRDALGEAVGLTAMTFLLITGAGVFTYFLALSGASSALVGTVVGAELSPYLVLVLCLLLLLPLGMFLDGISMILIAAPLLHPILTEYGFDGIWIGVLVVKVAEMALITPPVGMNAFVYSGAVPRAGLGRVFRGIVPFIVADLVVVAVLIAVPGIVTWLPYLSSAQG from the coding sequence ATGAGCACCACCGCTCTGCTGGCCCTGCTCGTCGTCCTGCTGGTCTTCGGCGCGCTGCTGGCGCTGCGCCTGCACATCGGGCTGGCGCTCGTGGCCGCGGGCTTCACCGGTGTGGTCCTGCTCCGCAGCACCGACGCCGCCGTGAGCACCGTCTCCAACCAGCCGTACTCCTCGGCCGCCGACTACTCGCTGACGATCGTGCCCCTGTTCATCCTCATGGGGGTGCTCGCGGTCCGGGCCGGGCTGGCCCAGGCCGGCTTCGACCTCGCCTCCCGCGTGCTGCGCCGCCTCCCCGGGGGCCCGGCGCTCGCCTCGCTCGCCGGCTCCGGCATGTTCGCCGCGGTCACCGGCTCCTCGGTCGCCACCGTGGCGACGATGGCCCGGGTGTCCACCCAGGCGATCGTGCGCGCCGGCCTCAGCGTCCGTCTCGCGGCCGGCGTGGTCTGCGCGGGCGGCACCCTCGGGGTGCTCATCCCGCCCTCCATCGTGCTGGTGCTCTACGGCGTCGTCACCGAGGAGAGCATCGGGCACCTGCTGCTCGCCGGCATCGGGCCCGGCCTGCTGACGATCCTGGCCTACGCGGTGACGGTGGTCCTCGTCGTCGTGTCGAGCCGGCGGTCGGGACGTGCGAGGACCGACGACGAGACCGCCCTGCTGGGCGACGACGCCCAGGACGACGCGTCGGGCGACGGGCTGCGCGTCCGGCCCGGCCAGCTCGACCCGGTCGGCTTCGCCTACCTCGTCGTCATCTTCGCCGTCTCCATCGGCACCATCTACCTCGGCATCGCCACCCCCACCGAGGCCGCGTCGTTCGGCGCGCTCACCGCGCTCGTCGTGCTGCTGCTGCGCGTGCGTCCCCCGCGCTGGCTGCGGGCGCTGCGCGACGCCCTGGGCGAGGCCGTCGGCCTCACCGCGATGACCTTCCTGCTCATCACCGGGGCCGGGGTGTTCACCTACTTCCTCGCCCTCTCGGGTGCCAGCTCGGCGCTCGTGGGCACGGTCGTCGGTGCGGAGCTGTCGCCCTACCTGGTGCTCGTCCTGTGCCTGCTCCTGCTGCTGCCTCTCGGCATGTTCCTCGACGGCATCTCGATGATCCTCATCGCGGCGCCGCTGCTGCACCCGATCCTCACGGAGTACGGCTTCGACGGCATCTGGATCGGCGTGCTCGTCGTCAAGGTGGCCGAGATGGCGCTCATCACCCCGCCGGTCGGCATGAACGCCTTCGTCTACAGCGGGGCGGTGCCCCGGGCCGGTCTCGGTCGGGTGTTCCGCGGGATCGTGCCGTTCATCGTCGCGGACCTCGTCGTGGTGGCCGTGCTCATCGCGGTGCCCGGGATCGTCACCTGGCTGCCCTACCTGTCCAGCGCCCAGGGCTGA
- the thrS gene encoding threonine--tRNA ligase: MSTQITVSVAGSERAVEQGTTAGDLVGDDRQVVVARIGGELRDLHHELADGDVVEPVLVTEPDGLDVLRHSCAHVLAQAVQQTWPEARLGIGPPVRDGFYYDFDVAEPFTPDDLKRLEKAMQRIINSGQTFARREIDDDAAREELAAEPYKLELIGLKGGAASDAADGADVEVGGSQLTIYDNLDRTGERVWGDLCRGPHLPSTKIIGNAFKLMRSAAAYWRGSEKNPQLQRIYGTAWPSKDELKAYLDRLAEAEKRDHRRLGAEMDLYSFPEELGAGLPVFHPKGGVLKRVMEDYLRQRHIDEGFEYVGTPHVAKEGLFHTSGHLPYYEDTMFPPMEEDGQRYFLKAMNCPMHNLIYRSQQRSYRDLPLRLFEFGHVYRYEKSGVVHGLTRVRGLEMDDSHSYVTREQAPGEIRHLLTFVLGVLRDFGLDDFYLELSTRDEVGEKKDKFIGTDEQWAEATAVLEEVARDSGLELVPDPGGAAFYGPKISVQARDAIGRTWQMSTVQYDFNQPERFGLEYSAADGTRQQPVMIHSAKLGSVERFMGVLIEHYAGQLPPWLAPVQVVGVPVAEEFEGYLDEVAARLRAQGVRVEVDRGDDRFPKKIRNASRSKAPFILIAGGEDRDAGAVSFRFRDGSQENSVPVDQAVERIVTAVRDRVQV; the protein is encoded by the coding sequence GTGTCCACCCAGATCACCGTCAGTGTCGCAGGCAGCGAGCGAGCGGTCGAGCAGGGCACGACCGCGGGCGACCTCGTCGGCGACGACCGTCAGGTGGTCGTCGCGCGGATCGGCGGCGAGCTGCGCGACCTGCACCACGAGCTCGCCGACGGCGACGTCGTCGAGCCGGTGCTCGTCACCGAGCCGGACGGGCTGGACGTGCTCCGGCACTCCTGCGCGCACGTGCTGGCCCAGGCCGTCCAGCAGACCTGGCCCGAGGCCCGCCTCGGCATCGGGCCGCCGGTGCGCGACGGCTTCTACTACGACTTCGACGTCGCCGAGCCGTTCACCCCCGACGACCTCAAGCGCCTCGAGAAGGCGATGCAGCGCATCATCAACAGCGGGCAGACCTTCGCCCGGCGCGAGATCGACGACGACGCGGCCCGCGAGGAGCTGGCCGCCGAGCCCTACAAGCTCGAGCTCATCGGCCTCAAGGGCGGCGCCGCCTCCGACGCGGCCGACGGCGCCGACGTCGAGGTCGGCGGGAGCCAGCTCACCATCTACGACAACCTCGACCGGACCGGCGAGAGGGTCTGGGGCGACCTGTGCCGTGGCCCGCACCTGCCGAGCACCAAGATCATCGGCAACGCCTTCAAGCTCATGCGCAGCGCCGCGGCCTACTGGCGGGGCAGCGAGAAGAACCCGCAGCTGCAGCGCATCTACGGCACCGCGTGGCCCTCGAAGGACGAGCTCAAGGCCTACCTCGACCGGCTCGCGGAGGCCGAGAAGCGCGACCACCGCCGCCTCGGCGCCGAGATGGACCTCTACTCCTTCCCCGAGGAGCTCGGCGCGGGCCTGCCGGTCTTCCACCCCAAGGGCGGCGTGCTCAAGCGGGTCATGGAGGACTACCTGCGCCAGCGGCACATCGACGAGGGCTTCGAGTACGTCGGGACCCCCCACGTGGCCAAGGAGGGGTTGTTCCACACCTCCGGGCACCTGCCGTACTACGAGGACACCATGTTCCCGCCGATGGAGGAGGACGGGCAGCGCTACTTCCTCAAGGCGATGAACTGCCCGATGCACAACCTCATCTACCGCAGCCAGCAGCGCTCCTACCGCGACCTGCCGCTGCGGCTGTTCGAGTTCGGCCACGTCTACCGCTACGAGAAGTCCGGGGTGGTCCACGGGCTGACCCGGGTGCGCGGCCTGGAGATGGACGACTCGCACTCCTACGTCACCCGCGAGCAGGCCCCGGGCGAGATCCGGCACCTGCTGACCTTCGTGCTCGGAGTGCTGCGCGACTTCGGCCTGGACGACTTCTACCTCGAGCTGTCGACCCGCGACGAGGTGGGGGAGAAGAAGGACAAGTTCATCGGGACCGACGAGCAGTGGGCCGAGGCGACCGCCGTGCTGGAGGAGGTCGCGCGCGACTCCGGCCTGGAGCTCGTGCCCGACCCCGGCGGTGCCGCGTTCTACGGCCCCAAGATCTCCGTGCAGGCCCGGGACGCGATCGGCCGGACCTGGCAGATGTCGACCGTGCAGTACGACTTCAACCAGCCGGAGCGCTTCGGGCTGGAGTACTCCGCCGCGGACGGCACCCGGCAGCAGCCGGTGATGATCCACTCGGCCAAGCTGGGCTCGGTCGAGCGCTTCATGGGCGTCCTCATCGAGCACTACGCCGGGCAGCTGCCGCCGTGGCTGGCGCCGGTCCAGGTGGTCGGCGTGCCGGTGGCCGAGGAGTTCGAGGGCTACCTCGACGAGGTGGCCGCACGGCTGCGCGCCCAGGGCGTCCGGGTCGAGGTGGACCGCGGCGACGACCGCTTCCCCAAGAAGATCCGCAACGCCAGCCGGTCCAAGGCGCCGTTCATCCTCATCGCCGGGGGAGAGGATCGGGACGCCGGGGCGGTGTCCTTCCGGTTCCGCGACGGCTCCCAGGAGAACTCGGTGCCGGTGGACCAGGCGGTCGAGCGGATCGTCACCGCCGTGCGCGACCGCGTCCAGGTCTGA